One segment of Phragmites australis chromosome 13, lpPhrAust1.1, whole genome shotgun sequence DNA contains the following:
- the LOC133888561 gene encoding MA3 DOMAIN-CONTAINING TRANSLATION REGULATORY FACTOR 1-like isoform X2: MAAEEGAMSPTRMLAEGHLRVATGGGAPADGGIAVRHLPHHHPVKKGAGGKTEQDNLEDADSLPSQELSKLVNGNSKVPGTLDSYKKLVVPVVEEYFSTGDVELAASELRGLGSDQFQHYFVKKLISMAMDRHDKEKEMASVLLSSLYADLLSSYMMTEGFMMLLESTEDLTVDIPDAVDILAVFVARAVVDEILPPVFLTRARALLPESSKGIEVLQVADKSYLSAPHHAELVERKWGGSTHFTVEEVKKRIQDILREYIESGDIDEAFRCIRELSLPFFHHEVVKRALTFGMENMSAQPLILKLLKEATAGCLISSNQMSKGFSRLAESVDDLSLDIPSAKTFFDKLVSTAISEGWLDASFSKTAAPEEEMRNASGEKMKRFKEESGHIIQEYFLSDDIPELIRSLEELSAPEYNPIFLKKLITLAMDKKNREKEMASVLLSSLSLELFSTDDIMKGFIMLLQSAEDTALDIVDACSELALFLARAVIDEVLIALNLDEISHKLRPNSSGSQTVQMARALLSARHSGERILRCWGGGTGWAVEDAKDKISKLLEEYNTGGDLGEACHCIRDLGMPFFNHEVVKKALVMAMEKQNDASILALLQECFGEGLITINQMTKGFARVKEGLDDLILDIPNAQEKFVAYVELATGRGWLLPTFASVP, translated from the exons atggcggcggaggagggggcGATGTCGCCGACGCGGATGCTGGCGGAGGGGCACCTGCGGGTGGCCACCGGCGGGGGAGCGCCGGCGGACGGAGGGATCGCCGTCCGACACCTCCCGCACCACCACCCTGTGAAGAAAG GTGCTGGTGGGAAAACTGAACAAGACAACCTTGAAGATGCAGATTCCTTACCATCTCAAGAGTTGAGCAAACTAGTCAATGGGAACAGTAAG GTTCCTGGTACATTAGACAGCTATAAAAAGCTTGTAGTCCCAGTAGTTGAGGAGTATTTTAGTACAGGAGATGTGGAGCTGGCAGCTTCCGAGCTAAGGGGTCTTGGATCGGATCAGTTTCAGCATTATTTTGTCAAGAAGCTCATATCCATGGCAATGGACCGTcatgacaaagaaaaagaaatggcGTCAGTCCTGTTATCTTCTTTGTATGCTGATCTACTGAGCTCCTACATGATGACTGAAGGCTTTATGATGCTTCTGGAGTCAACAGAAGATCTGACTGTTGATATACCAGATGCTGTTGATATCTTGGCTGTTTTCGTTGCGCGTGCTGTTGTTGATGAAATCTTGCCCCCTGTTTTCCTCACTCGAGCCAGAGCACTGCTTCCAGAATCTTCCAAGGGTATTGAAGTTCTGCAAGTTGCTGATAAGAGCTACCTGTCAGCTCCCCACCATGCGGAGTTAGTTGAACGCAAGTGGGGTGGAAGCACTCACTTCACTGTGGAAGAGGTGAAAAAGAGGATCCAGGATATTTTGAGAGAGTACATTGAGAGTGGAGACATAGATGAAGCTTTTAGGTGCATAAGGGAGCTGAGCCTTCCATTCTTCCATCATGAAGTTGTGAAACGTGCTCTCACCTTCGGCATGGAGAACATGTCTGCGCAGCCATTAATCCTGAAGTTGTTGAAGGAGGCAACTGCAGGTTGCTTGATCAGTTCTAATCAAATGTCAAAGGGGTTTTCTCGACTAGCTGAGAGTGTTGATGACCTGAGCCTTGATATTCCTTCTGCTAAAACTTTTTTTGACAAGCTGGTTTCAACAGCCATATCTGAAGGATGGCTTGATGCTTCTTTTAGTAAAACTGCTGCTCCTGAGGAAGAGATGCGGAATGCAAGTGGTGAAAAGATGAAGCGTTTTAAAGAAGAATCTGGACACATAATACAGGAGTATTTTCTCTCAGATGACATTCCAGAACTTATTCGAAGCCTTGAAGAGCTCTCTGCTCCAGAATACAATCCTATTTTCCTCAAGAAGCTTATTACACTTGCTATGGACAAAAAGAACAGAGAGAAGGAGATGGCCTCCGTACTCCTTTCTTCACTCAGCTTGGAATTATTTTCCACTGATGACATCATGAAGGGATTCATAATGCTCCTGCAGTCAGCAGAAGACACTGCCCTTGACATTGTGGACGCTTGCAGTGAACTTGCCCTCTTCCTGGCCAGGGCGGTTATAGATGAAGTCTTGATTGCACTGAATTTGGATGAAATCAGCCACAAGCTTCGCCCGAACAGCAGTGGTAGTCAAACTGTCCAGATGGCCCGTGCTCTGCTGTCAGCTCGCCACTCTGGTGAGCGGATTCTGCGGTGCTGGGGTGGAGGCACTGGCTGGGCAGTGGAAGATGCAAAGGACAAGATCTCCAAGCTCCTGGAAGAATACAACACTGGCGGTGACTTGGGGGAAGCCTGCCATTGCATCCGTGACCTTGGAATGCCCTTCTTCAACCATGAAGTGGTAAAGAAAGCGCTGGTCATGGCAATGGAGAAGCAGAACGACGCCAGCATCTTGGCGCTGCTGCAGGAGTGCTTCGGCGAGGGGCTGATAACCATCAACCAGATGACCAAAGGCTTTGCTCGCGTCAAGGAAGGCCTTGATGATCTGATCCTCGACATTCCAAACGCGCAGGAGAAGTTTGTAGCGTACGTGGAGCTCGCGACAGGACGTGGCTGGCTGCTGCCGACCTTCGCCTCCGTTCCCTGA
- the LOC133888562 gene encoding uncharacterized protein LOC133888562: MAMFASTSFTYHKPRFTVVCRKNKDGRDREREREKEHKHPFKVVEITPPPRCLGVRCFPTNIHCGESVTIEGQAYTVSAVTHRYQLRKGRYEPSEKRLDVLSTGRYILNLYLQNLLDKS; the protein is encoded by the exons ATGGCCATGTTTGCTTCCACCTCCTTCACGTACCACAAG CCGCGTTTCACGGTGGTGTGCAGGAAGAACAAGGACGGCCGGGACAGGGAGAGGGAGCGGGAGAAGGAGCACAAGCACCCCTTCAAGGTCGTCGAGAttacgccgccgccgcgctgccTCGGCGTCCGCTGCTTCCCCACC AACATCCACTGCGGCGAGAGCGTGACGATCGAAGGCCAGGCGTACACGGTCTCGGCGGTGACGCACCGGTACCAGCTGCGCAAGGGGCGGTACGAGCCCAGCGAGAAGCGCCTCGACGTCCTCTCCACCGGCAGATACATCCTCAACCTCTACCTCCAAAACCTCCTCGACAAGTCATAG
- the LOC133888561 gene encoding MA3 DOMAIN-CONTAINING TRANSLATION REGULATORY FACTOR 1-like isoform X1: MAAEEGAMSPTRMLAEGHLRVATGGGAPADGGIAVRHLPHHHPVKKEGAGGKTEQDNLEDADSLPSQELSKLVNGNSKVPGTLDSYKKLVVPVVEEYFSTGDVELAASELRGLGSDQFQHYFVKKLISMAMDRHDKEKEMASVLLSSLYADLLSSYMMTEGFMMLLESTEDLTVDIPDAVDILAVFVARAVVDEILPPVFLTRARALLPESSKGIEVLQVADKSYLSAPHHAELVERKWGGSTHFTVEEVKKRIQDILREYIESGDIDEAFRCIRELSLPFFHHEVVKRALTFGMENMSAQPLILKLLKEATAGCLISSNQMSKGFSRLAESVDDLSLDIPSAKTFFDKLVSTAISEGWLDASFSKTAAPEEEMRNASGEKMKRFKEESGHIIQEYFLSDDIPELIRSLEELSAPEYNPIFLKKLITLAMDKKNREKEMASVLLSSLSLELFSTDDIMKGFIMLLQSAEDTALDIVDACSELALFLARAVIDEVLIALNLDEISHKLRPNSSGSQTVQMARALLSARHSGERILRCWGGGTGWAVEDAKDKISKLLEEYNTGGDLGEACHCIRDLGMPFFNHEVVKKALVMAMEKQNDASILALLQECFGEGLITINQMTKGFARVKEGLDDLILDIPNAQEKFVAYVELATGRGWLLPTFASVP; the protein is encoded by the exons atggcggcggaggagggggcGATGTCGCCGACGCGGATGCTGGCGGAGGGGCACCTGCGGGTGGCCACCGGCGGGGGAGCGCCGGCGGACGGAGGGATCGCCGTCCGACACCTCCCGCACCACCACCCTGTGAAGAAAG AAGGTGCTGGTGGGAAAACTGAACAAGACAACCTTGAAGATGCAGATTCCTTACCATCTCAAGAGTTGAGCAAACTAGTCAATGGGAACAGTAAG GTTCCTGGTACATTAGACAGCTATAAAAAGCTTGTAGTCCCAGTAGTTGAGGAGTATTTTAGTACAGGAGATGTGGAGCTGGCAGCTTCCGAGCTAAGGGGTCTTGGATCGGATCAGTTTCAGCATTATTTTGTCAAGAAGCTCATATCCATGGCAATGGACCGTcatgacaaagaaaaagaaatggcGTCAGTCCTGTTATCTTCTTTGTATGCTGATCTACTGAGCTCCTACATGATGACTGAAGGCTTTATGATGCTTCTGGAGTCAACAGAAGATCTGACTGTTGATATACCAGATGCTGTTGATATCTTGGCTGTTTTCGTTGCGCGTGCTGTTGTTGATGAAATCTTGCCCCCTGTTTTCCTCACTCGAGCCAGAGCACTGCTTCCAGAATCTTCCAAGGGTATTGAAGTTCTGCAAGTTGCTGATAAGAGCTACCTGTCAGCTCCCCACCATGCGGAGTTAGTTGAACGCAAGTGGGGTGGAAGCACTCACTTCACTGTGGAAGAGGTGAAAAAGAGGATCCAGGATATTTTGAGAGAGTACATTGAGAGTGGAGACATAGATGAAGCTTTTAGGTGCATAAGGGAGCTGAGCCTTCCATTCTTCCATCATGAAGTTGTGAAACGTGCTCTCACCTTCGGCATGGAGAACATGTCTGCGCAGCCATTAATCCTGAAGTTGTTGAAGGAGGCAACTGCAGGTTGCTTGATCAGTTCTAATCAAATGTCAAAGGGGTTTTCTCGACTAGCTGAGAGTGTTGATGACCTGAGCCTTGATATTCCTTCTGCTAAAACTTTTTTTGACAAGCTGGTTTCAACAGCCATATCTGAAGGATGGCTTGATGCTTCTTTTAGTAAAACTGCTGCTCCTGAGGAAGAGATGCGGAATGCAAGTGGTGAAAAGATGAAGCGTTTTAAAGAAGAATCTGGACACATAATACAGGAGTATTTTCTCTCAGATGACATTCCAGAACTTATTCGAAGCCTTGAAGAGCTCTCTGCTCCAGAATACAATCCTATTTTCCTCAAGAAGCTTATTACACTTGCTATGGACAAAAAGAACAGAGAGAAGGAGATGGCCTCCGTACTCCTTTCTTCACTCAGCTTGGAATTATTTTCCACTGATGACATCATGAAGGGATTCATAATGCTCCTGCAGTCAGCAGAAGACACTGCCCTTGACATTGTGGACGCTTGCAGTGAACTTGCCCTCTTCCTGGCCAGGGCGGTTATAGATGAAGTCTTGATTGCACTGAATTTGGATGAAATCAGCCACAAGCTTCGCCCGAACAGCAGTGGTAGTCAAACTGTCCAGATGGCCCGTGCTCTGCTGTCAGCTCGCCACTCTGGTGAGCGGATTCTGCGGTGCTGGGGTGGAGGCACTGGCTGGGCAGTGGAAGATGCAAAGGACAAGATCTCCAAGCTCCTGGAAGAATACAACACTGGCGGTGACTTGGGGGAAGCCTGCCATTGCATCCGTGACCTTGGAATGCCCTTCTTCAACCATGAAGTGGTAAAGAAAGCGCTGGTCATGGCAATGGAGAAGCAGAACGACGCCAGCATCTTGGCGCTGCTGCAGGAGTGCTTCGGCGAGGGGCTGATAACCATCAACCAGATGACCAAAGGCTTTGCTCGCGTCAAGGAAGGCCTTGATGATCTGATCCTCGACATTCCAAACGCGCAGGAGAAGTTTGTAGCGTACGTGGAGCTCGCGACAGGACGTGGCTGGCTGCTGCCGACCTTCGCCTCCGTTCCCTGA
- the LOC133888974 gene encoding BAG family molecular chaperone regulator 1-like — MIKLRYSKKLFRRSSSKGSTGSSSEGGAGVGVGRGEIEWEVRPGGMLVQKREGRGDVEVITVRVATGFSWHDISIGATCTFGELKAVLSMVTGLAPREQRLLFRGKEREDSDHLHMVGVRDKGKVLLLEDPALKDMKLRAALTLAAQAIVQQSPYQPLIIEV; from the exons ATGATCAAGCTGCGGTACTCCAAGAAGCTGTTCAGGAGGAGCTCCTCCAAGGGCAGCaccggcagcagcagcgagggCGGTGCCGGTGTCGGCGTCGGTCGAGGGGAGATAGAGTGGGAGGTGAGGCCGGGAGGGATGCTGGTGCagaagagggaggggaggggggacgTGGAGGTGATCACCGTCAGGGTGGCCACCGGCTTCTCCTGGCATGACATCTCCATTGGGGCTACCTGCACTTTTG GAGAGCTGAAGGCGGTGCTATCCATGGTGACGGGACTGGCTCCTCGGGAGCAAAGGCTGCTGTTCAGGGGCAAGGAGAGGGAGGACAGTGACCACCTCCACATGGTTGGGGTGAGGGACAAGGGCAAGGTGCTGCTCCTCGAGGACCCTGCCCTCAAGGACATGAAGCTCCGGGCCGCGCTCACGCTGGCGGCCCAGGCCATCGTGCAGCAGAGCCCGTACCAGCCTTTGATAATCGAGGTGTAG